In Acipenser ruthenus chromosome 6, fAciRut3.2 maternal haplotype, whole genome shotgun sequence, the following proteins share a genomic window:
- the LOC117410936 gene encoding ras-related GTP-binding protein D-like isoform X1 yields the protein MSQDNKKYGEEEGEEDKSLTMTGVDDDDDDDDDDDDDLDTFTDGDLDSGCEDGVLGCRDPFSSEVKPRILLMGLRRSGKSSIQKVVFHKMSPNETLFLESTNKICREDVSNSSFVHFQIWDFPGQIDFFDPTFDYEMIFRGTGALIFVIDSQDDYVEALSRLHLTVTRAYKVNPDINFEVFIHKVDGLSDDHKIEKQRDIHKRANDDLVDAALERIHLSFYLTSIYDHSIFEAFSKVVQKLIPQLPTLENLLNIFISNSGIEKAFLFDVVSKIYIATDSSPVDMQTYELCCDMIDVVIDISCIYGVTGDEGGIPYDKESMAIIRLNSTTVMYLKEVTKFLALVCFLREESFERKGLIDYNFHCFRKAIQEVFEVRLKVLRSRKLLSQRRRSRQATPNGMPRVPS from the exons ATGAGCCAAGATAACAAAAAGTATGGCGAGGAAGAGGGGGAGGAAGACAAGTCGCTCACAATGACTGGTgttgatgatgacgatgatgatgatgatgacgatgatgacgaTCTTGACACCTTTACCGACGGGGACCTTGACAGCGGGTGCGAGGATGGGG TTCTAGGGTGCAGGGACCCCTTCAGCTCTGAAGTGAAGCCGCGGATCCTGCTGATGGGCCTCCGGCGGAGTGGCAAGTCCTCCATTCAGAAAGTGGTCTTTCACAAAATGTCCCCCAACGAGACTCTCTTCCTGGAGAGCACCAACAAGATCTGCCGGGAAGACGTGTCCAATAGCTCCTTCGTCCACTTCCAGATCTGGGACTTCCCTGGGCAGATCGACTTCTTCGACCCCACCTTTGACTATGAGATGATCTTTAGGGGGACCGGCGCCCTGATATTCGTCATCGATTCTCAG GATGACTACGTGGAAGCCTTGAGCAGACTTCATCTTACAGTGACCAGAGCCTACAAAGTGAACCCCGACATCAACTTCGAAGTTTTCATTCATAAGGTTGATGGACTGTCAGATGACCACAAGATTGAAAAACAGAGAGACATTCATAAGCGAGCCAATGATGACCTTGTGGATGCGGCTTTGGAGAGAATCCATCTAAG CTTTTACCTGACGAGTATATACGACCACTCGATATTTGAAGCCTTCAGCAAGGTTGTGCAGAAGCTCATCCCCCAGCTTCCCACTCTGGAGAATCTGCTCAACATTTTCATTTCC AATTCCGGAATCGAGAAGGCATTTCTTTTTGATGTTGTCAGTAAGATTTATATCGCAACGGACAGCTCTCCAGTGGATATGCAGACCTATGAGCTGTGCTGTGACATGATCGACGTGGTCATAGACATCTCCTGCATATACGG AGTGACGGGGGATGAAGGGGGAATACCGTATGACAAGGAGTCGATGGCGATCATCCGACTGAACAGCACCACGGTCATGTATCTGAAGGAGGTGACTAAATTCCTGGCCCTGGTGTGTTTCCTGCGAGAGGAAAGCTTTGAAAGGAAAG GATTGATCGACTACAACTTCCACTGTTTCCGCAAAGCCATTCAGGAAGTGTTTGAGGTGCGGTTGAAGGTGCTGCGGTCCCGCAAGCTGCTGAGTCAGAGAAGGAGAAGCAGGCAAGCCACCCCGAATGGCATGCCCAGAGTCCCGTCCTGA
- the LOC117410936 gene encoding ras-related GTP-binding protein D-like isoform X2, with the protein MKLDCVWLLSPRTPAKQDEESKEIQHISGRAKVLGCRDPFSSEVKPRILLMGLRRSGKSSIQKVVFHKMSPNETLFLESTNKICREDVSNSSFVHFQIWDFPGQIDFFDPTFDYEMIFRGTGALIFVIDSQDDYVEALSRLHLTVTRAYKVNPDINFEVFIHKVDGLSDDHKIEKQRDIHKRANDDLVDAALERIHLSFYLTSIYDHSIFEAFSKVVQKLIPQLPTLENLLNIFISNSGIEKAFLFDVVSKIYIATDSSPVDMQTYELCCDMIDVVIDISCIYGVTGDEGGIPYDKESMAIIRLNSTTVMYLKEVTKFLALVCFLREESFERKGLIDYNFHCFRKAIQEVFEVRLKVLRSRKLLSQRRRSRQATPNGMPRVPS; encoded by the exons ATGAAACTGGATTGTGTGTGGCTTCTATCTCCGAGGACCCCTGCTAAACAAGACGAGGAGTCTAAAGAGATACAGCATATATCTGGAAGAGCAAAAG TTCTAGGGTGCAGGGACCCCTTCAGCTCTGAAGTGAAGCCGCGGATCCTGCTGATGGGCCTCCGGCGGAGTGGCAAGTCCTCCATTCAGAAAGTGGTCTTTCACAAAATGTCCCCCAACGAGACTCTCTTCCTGGAGAGCACCAACAAGATCTGCCGGGAAGACGTGTCCAATAGCTCCTTCGTCCACTTCCAGATCTGGGACTTCCCTGGGCAGATCGACTTCTTCGACCCCACCTTTGACTATGAGATGATCTTTAGGGGGACCGGCGCCCTGATATTCGTCATCGATTCTCAG GATGACTACGTGGAAGCCTTGAGCAGACTTCATCTTACAGTGACCAGAGCCTACAAAGTGAACCCCGACATCAACTTCGAAGTTTTCATTCATAAGGTTGATGGACTGTCAGATGACCACAAGATTGAAAAACAGAGAGACATTCATAAGCGAGCCAATGATGACCTTGTGGATGCGGCTTTGGAGAGAATCCATCTAAG CTTTTACCTGACGAGTATATACGACCACTCGATATTTGAAGCCTTCAGCAAGGTTGTGCAGAAGCTCATCCCCCAGCTTCCCACTCTGGAGAATCTGCTCAACATTTTCATTTCC AATTCCGGAATCGAGAAGGCATTTCTTTTTGATGTTGTCAGTAAGATTTATATCGCAACGGACAGCTCTCCAGTGGATATGCAGACCTATGAGCTGTGCTGTGACATGATCGACGTGGTCATAGACATCTCCTGCATATACGG AGTGACGGGGGATGAAGGGGGAATACCGTATGACAAGGAGTCGATGGCGATCATCCGACTGAACAGCACCACGGTCATGTATCTGAAGGAGGTGACTAAATTCCTGGCCCTGGTGTGTTTCCTGCGAGAGGAAAGCTTTGAAAGGAAAG GATTGATCGACTACAACTTCCACTGTTTCCGCAAAGCCATTCAGGAAGTGTTTGAGGTGCGGTTGAAGGTGCTGCGGTCCCGCAAGCTGCTGAGTCAGAGAAGGAGAAGCAGGCAAGCCACCCCGAATGGCATGCCCAGAGTCCCGTCCTGA